The segment gctgtaactcattaaactcattatttattttgtgctctttgttaaaaatttcaaaataaaataattatattatatcatagTAATCATGCTTTGTGTTTATGCAGAAATTTGCCTTGCagtatattttcttctatttaaaaattattgtggctgaaatttcttttctcatattgattattataatttttgataggCTGTGGGATGTTATTTACACtgtgttatataatttttatttgtacaaaaacgttttttaacaaattaaattttgtgtcatTCACTTTTAATTCTGCTATGTTATGttacatgaaattatatatattttataatgaaatgtatttttatactacttatttcagaattttttttatcactttttaatttttcagatgacTTAAAGAAAGTACATAGGTGTTCACTCTGTTCCTACAGCTCAGTAAAATCAAGTAATTTGAAGGCACATTTATTGACACATACCAAAGAAAAACCACATTATTGTAATGTTTGTGGTAGGACTTTCACTACAAAGTCATCAGTCAAGAGGCATTTTATTTCACAGCATGGAATATGTAGAACACCtcaataagtaaatttattgtatatttatgcTTTAAGTAATTTAACATAATTCTAATTAATCACAGGCTGTTCAACAGTGTAATAAGGGTAGataatgatatgatttttttttgtcccagCCATCATCAATGGTTTTAGTTAGTATAAATGATCCCCAGGacataacattcttttttttaaaaaaactttgccttgatatttctttataaaaagtgcTATAAAAAAAGGCACCAAGTCGTCTATTTCCCTCTCGCGTCATCAGTCGTTATACCACAGAAGCTATTCATTCTTTGCTGatacacaaacaaacaaacaaaaattagcaTGCTAATATtgctgaattttcaaatttagcatGCTATTAttcctgaaattaaattaaatgaaggtaaacataatttgtttattgcactttttaactgaaaaaaattattatcttttagaaaattaaaatttgtttttgtctcataaaaagataaaagaaaattttaaaatatatattatgttaagtaaaaatgtaataatgcaaTATCACattaaatgagaataaattattgaaaatttttcatactaTATATTTGAAGAACCTAATCATGTGAAGATAATACATGCTTGGAAAATGTGTGCAAGTactaaattcatgaaatataggAAACATAAGTTTTcgaaataaaaacttattcatattttataaaagactAACACTTATACGTgtcaaaggaagaaaaaaatttcaaattcctttttcaatatatattaggCATGGTGTGTTTTGCATTTGtgtgataaatttacttttagcAATGCTTTTTTTCCTACaggtttctaaataaatatattttttcccattaacattatttttctaataattgaaaattcatgctCTCAAATCTCTGAAATAATgaaacttaacattttttaagaaaatttttataaatttaatctctcACAAAGTTTGCAGAGAGTTCAATTCTTGAAATAATGCTATtgttatatattgatttattttaataagtgttTCTGAGGAAAATTTTATggattaatttcattgaaaaaatttctgtattttatttctgtattgatTTACTCCCATTTTCCCTTGTAAAATTCTTCTCattcttttgtatatattatattatttttaaagtttttaagaattaaacatttgaaatatatatatctctGTCAAGGAATGTTGTAACTCTGTAAGTGAATGCTGTaacatttttagtaataatttagaaattatttatatagtgaTTCTGCTAATTTGAgcacttttaatttgaatttttctttgatttctttaattttctattatcataaatttataatattggctttgatttgaaattattttggttCATTTGAagtcaaaaccttttttttttttttagtttaatatgtCTTTCCCTTGTACTTTTAATTATCATAAGTAGGTCATTTTTGAATTCCTTCATTTACTCAAGGGCCTTGCTGCTGCGCaatgtgttaaataataataataattttttaaaaagtagctgattgttctcattaaaaaataataacacactTGATATGAGTTTGAccgtttattaaaattacttatttcttgaaattgtttttaaaatcattatgattttaattactgttacattattttaactaaaactgTTATATATAAATCGTTTTCACCATTTTTTAGTAGTTTATAGTAATAATACCATAACCTTATTCATTtctgattctaattttttgaatttttggatcaatgcaatattttttttttttgtcctgtcaGGTTTCATCAACTGTAAAACTGAGGAATAAGAAACCCATTCAGcctatatatatagaaattgaattttgcacaagttattattcaaaatgtagTAGAATGGTGTGTTATAAAACTGTTAAAACTGTTAAGTATTAAGATGATGTTGGAAAAATTAGTTATGTTTTGATTTATTGACCATTTTGTGTGTTGAGATCCCCCCCCCAAAGTTGCTGTAAATTAGACAGATTAGAATACATATAGGTTATcatctttatttatgtatttatgtatttaactaaatatttacttacaatttttcaaaaatccttCTTGTTACATTTGGAGATGAAAAATgcatctagattttttttttgtatattaaaatttatattattaaagtaattatttatatttatgtaatgaaaaatattcttttccattttattccacacttaaatattcttttccattgaaaaatgataaataaaaaaaggcccTTTTACTGCATTGAAGTTTTGtaaactaaaacaatgaaattaatgtgttttaattttttttctgaaaaaaagaaaaacattagcTGTGTGACAGAGTCTCAAGTTTGAGATAAATTGGATTCATGATCTGATTTTATTTCACATCATTCATATATGTGAACTAAATGCTGACTAGATCATTCAGATGTTGTTTTTGTAATCTGGTAATGAATCAACAAGGACTATTTCCTTGTGCAGTTTCATTATAAGACATTAAATGGTTTAACTTAttctgcaaaaacaaaattttgttgaaatagttgtaaaatatttttacacgcTTTTATGTAgcaacatttatttcatatttataaaaatgaatttttataatccattttttattCACTTGATAATATATTGTATAGTTGTGTATTCTCAGtgattatatattctttaaatatttttggaactaaatgatctattttgttcaattaaatgaaattttgattccatatagAGATGCTACCTAGTtgtgaatttgaaagaaaaaatgatttcatggcaaaaaaaagaaaaatgatataaataaataaaaaaaaatcaactttttagattattagaaaAGGTTGTTTTTGAAATCTGGAGTTAAATTAATCCATTTAGGTTAGTTATTACTGATCATTTATTCTAATCTGAGCTTTCTTTAACTATTTCAGATATTCCATCATGGGAGCTTTTTAttgaattgcaaaaaattaaaaattgtttttgtcacTTCAATGTCGTCAAATGGTGTAttctaaaaaatcatttgttGTTGTGCATGGGGGATATGAaatgttgcaaataaaatatgaatattgcgaataaattatgaataaaaaaatatgaaattttgcgattttttCGAACACTTCTTGATATgttatgtgttttaaaattttgtacattagTTCTGGATAGCATTGCATTGCTTCAATTATTTTAGAACGTAATTATCAGTGAATCGATCgatttagttacattttttaactCTAAATAACGTTAACTGATggtgatttgattttaaaaatttcttttattccttgatatttctaataaaggaggcattaaagactaaaaagttggaaatatatttaaatattttttaaaaagcagccTTTTAGTACAAGGCTGCTCTTAAAAATTgcctttgttaaatttattattgtacttttcattaatcatttcacATATGAATTGGATTGACTATCCCCCACCCTCTATTTCCTTTCCCTTTCAATGTCACCTTCTGACGAAATTTTCACCTTTGTGACAATGCATCGAATAGAGTCACCCTAATTTAGCAAGTtccataatgttatttaaaaaaaaaaaaaaaatcgtatgctCTCTCCTGCTAATCAAGTGCCCGAACGCATCGTAACAACCGACATTATTTGGGTTTTCGAACGAAGTCTGTTCTGGTATCTATTCATATCTACAATATCCTTATTGAGTTCTGAATCATTTTTACCTGTCTGCTGTTTGTAAATAATCTTGTGATtcattatccaatttttttttcagattttacatCGCGAAGGCCCAGTTTTTCTCTCAACACAACTCTACACCAGTGCTCTCTCTGTCCGTATGCCACATCCAAGAAGTCCAACCTGACGCTGCACTTTCGGACGCACACAGGCGAGCGTCCGCATCATTGCACTATTTGTAGGAAGAGCTTCAAACAGCGCGCCCACCTGCAGACGCACCTTATCGTTCACAGAGACCATCTGCAGCTCCTAAATTGACAGAAGTAGACGTACCTCGATTTAACGCCTTGGAACAGATACGAAGGAACTTTCATTTTATCCAAACTGGAATTTAACACAATCTGATTAAGATTCAAGTCTTCGCAGAATTTGTTCTTGTCTTGAAGAGATTCGTTACCTCGTGTGCAAACTTTTTGGTGTGATATATTGCTCAAAGACAAATCGGGATCATGTAGCAGTGCCTACTTCTAATAAGTCATTAGTGacataaaatgtcgaataaattaTTGGCTGCTTGAAGTACATTAGTTAAATGCACATTTCTCCGGCCAAGGTGAGCTATCGAACTCTTTTGCTCAGCACTTCCTCCAAAGGTCACAACGAAACCGGAGCTGAGCACACCGCTTCGACACTTTGTGTCACTAATGATTTTGCTCGATACAAATCTCTTATAAGCACCGGGTTTTGGTGAGCTGACCTTCAACCACAGAGATCATGGTTTCAAATCactcatcaattttttaaatattttggatatcATTTTTGCCATAAATCTTCATTgataaaattgtgtgtgtgtatgtatcaATAAAAACAATCCATTTAGCTTTTTCAATAAgccaaaatttcaagaatttgctTTTATTACATTCTCATTCGCTTCGATTATTATATCaagtagttattaattttaaccTCTTAATGCCATAAGGTTTTACAATTGATGATGAAGAAACGGGCTTCTCACCTTTCCGATTTTAGATTTGTTAGAAGTTACACTTATTATTACATATCGGAAAGATAACGGGTAAAGGAGGACTTCCTTATTTCCATCTGTAGTTGCGACCTCCTGCTCTATCCCCTGTTGATTGAATGGATGTTAAACAGATCAGTTCATGCGAGATTAATTTAAACGTCGTTGAAGCGAAGGAAAAAGTCTACATTTATCACTTCTTTTTAATGGTAATTTTCTTTGTCTTGTTTTAAATGACTATTCCTTCTTGTCCGATACAATTGTTACTGCTGACTTTGACAAACTTCCTTAATAGTGATAAGTATTAGTACCTTCTGCTTAACGGGGATGTCCCATTGCCAACAACTTAATTCACGTTGTCATTTCTCTTTTGTTAAATCTTGAAATTTCTCAGAACTTAGAATATTATCTTTATCTCTAAGAGTAGTTTAATAGGATGATCAGGTAGGTCACTTTTTTATTGAAGGTTCCTGCCTCTTATTAACGTCTGGCGTGTGTATGTTTTATGGTTgttacataaaatgtaaattgtgattaaagtattgatttaaaaacattttatgaaaaaaattcttattttatctgtataaattttatttaaaaaaatgaaggcagataaaaaattttttatttttgttgaaaaattcatttgtacCAGACATGCCAGgaaatgtattcaaatattgtgaaacttttcattcttattggaaaaacttataaaatgatTCACTAGCAATTTTTGATCTGCGTGCATTCCATAAAAAATGGCTGTTGGATTTATCTCGATTTCTTTTATTCCTAGCCCGCCTCTTTTCGAGAAAAGTGGATCTCCTTGGCCAACCCTCGATCTATGGTCAGCTGCATGGGTGTTCCTTATGCCCATACTTCACTGCCAACAAGTCCCATTTGATCCGGCACTTTCGGACGCACACCGGAGAGCGTCCGCATCAGTGCGCTGTCTGCAAGAAGAGCTTCAGGCAGCGCGCCCACCTGCAGACGCATCTCATCGTCCACAGACAAATGTGAATCGTGAACTCCCTGAATGAGTGAAATGAACCATTTCTGGTGCTCCGtgtgaaaaaatctttaaaattatgcgTTGCTTAATCTATCTTTCAGttcattaaaaggatatttttaactgTCTTAATAGTTTTGATTATTAGTTGATTTTCAGGTTTtcgatagaaaaaaatgattttatacattTGTGCACTAATTAAGGTgtgcattttaagaatttattttctactttttaaccTGCCATGAACGTATTATGGGATCTTTTAATGGCACTTTCTCAATGACTACCAAAGAGCGTCATTACTATGTTTGTTTCAGAATCCGTCATCTTTGGACAATTTTATCCtgcattgaataaaaatgggCAAATTTTTTCAGTTCTTTGTAAGGTGTAAACTTGCTATTAGATGCATTTCCTCCCCTTTTCATTTTCCTAgtttgtcattttgaaccgttCTGTGTTATTGTAATtcgataattttgtatttatcgatCACAAAGCCAGCTCAATCTCGCGGATTATCCACGATTACTGTCGCAATAATTAGTTGGGGTTTAGtattgctaaataaaatgtaAGCACCTCCTCCGCCTTTCATCCGATATCTATTTTGGGAAAATGAACAGGTCCTGTGCTTGCACAAAATTATGGAAGGTTTTCGTATCCGTGAATAGACAGTAAAATCGTTTTTGGTTTGattgggaaaatattaaaatagtatattatcatCGAATGGATAAAACTGTACAGAATTTCGAATTCTAATGCATTAGGGGAgaaagtgaaaaatcgattagaagattccatctttacaaataaGAAGAAGGTCAAATGTagcaaaacatttaaaagttattgtaataattttcaaaaaaaagtaatatcttaCAATTTATACCCTGTAGAAGTCCAATACTAATAATGGACTGTCAATAAGATCCTGCTTGCAGAGACCCGAACAAATATGAATGTGATCAGGTGAAGCTTCTTCCGTAATACACTTGGGGGGGGACTTCAAAGCGTTTAGAACCCTCAGAATGATtcatagttccaaaatgtccacagAGAAAGCGAGTGAGAGTAGTCTGATCCTGCCCACTACAATCGAGGGTCAGAGAGCACCCTGGACGATTACTCTTATACCATTGATGCACTGGTGGGACGAACCAAGTGGTTTCATTTTGGCTTTTAGTTGTCGAGAAAATTTCTATGTGGGTACAGAGGCATCACTAACTCCCACTTTAGCCAGTGTGCCCGCAATCTCATTATTCTCGACGCCAACATGAAAGGGTATCCATTGTAGGTGGTTCTGATGAAACAAGGAAATGCGTTTTAGGTATTTGAGTATATTCACTCCCGCATTACCCTTCACACTATGCCAGTTGGCCAAGTGTTTGAGGCCAATTGAGCTTCTACTATCTGACAgaattcagatttcatttttatgagtGAGTGACTTGAGCAATTCCGGTCCTTCATTGATGGCAATAAGAGAAGAAGTCGGGGCTCCTCTTCTGGATTTTTAACTCTTTATCTTGAGATTTGATGTAGATACCTCTGCTAGTTCAATCATTATCATTTTTGCTATCGTCCGTATACATCTGAACTGCGTCCCTTGGAATACGATTAATTCTCTCAAGTGTCAGTTGATAAATTGGAAGATCATTTTGCTTGTTCACTTGAATAGGAAGATCCGTATGGTAAAATACACCATTAAGACCCTCAGATGGATCGAAACACTGTTTCAGTGACActgtgaatttttatattaaacccTTGAGTTGTCGATAAatcttctgattttaaaaaaaaaataaaaactttctattCTTAATAAGAATTACATCGAAGCTGTTGAAacaatttgattttacttttagaTGCGAATCTCTCCAGATTTCTCGCTTCAGTTGCCGTTTCCAGCAAGCTGCTCAAGTGTTCTGTGTGCCCGTATTCTGCCGTGGACAGGTGGCAGCTCAACCGCCACTTCCGCACCCATACGGGCGAGAGGCCTTTCCAATGCAACCTCTGCAGTAAGCGGTTCAAGCAGCGCTCTCACCTCCAGACTCATCTCATCGTACACAGAGACAAACTGAACTTCTGAAAGCTGACCCATAAACTCTTAAATGTCATGTCTGTGCTCTTTATTCTTCTGATGCAGAATTCTAAACTAAATTGGCTATTTTGCCTTTATTCTTCTGTTTAATAAAGATTGTAGATAATGCTCGTTTCTTCATTTTAGTTTAAGTAGCCAGATTTTCCCAACTTCGATCCGGAAACTGCAGATACTGGgtgcagggggggggggatttaggTTTGTTCAAAAAGATTAAACGATATTTCCTCTAGGTTGGGATGATCTTTCAAATCAAGTTTCATGTTTCTCCTTAAGATTAATTGGCAATGATtccgcattttttaaaattttttttagttatcttcttttattttcgaaGAATGGATATTAGAGTTTCGACTTATATTGGCCGTTCCGATTTCTTAGACCGCCGCGCCCTAAGctgcaagtttttatttatttattttatatattttaagttgcatcgcattgtaatttttcaaatataagaagAATTTTACTTCATGAgtgaatttcttttagaatttatgaATGCtaatcttaatatttcttttaaaatttatgaatgctcatactttttttttgtactttactCATATATGAattatagagaaagtactgttatcatcttcaaaatttttgaactcgagattttgaagaatcttctcatttcaaaaatttgaaacatggagattcgaaAAATGCCTTTTTgctattatgtctgtctgtccatctacgacaaaaacaattcaaatatacTTTCAGTCAGAAAGAGGAAACTTGATACATTGTCTTTACACGAAATTGGTAGATCTTTctcagattttgaacaaaatctgttcagaagaaatctttctgtccggctgtttgaatgcAAGTGAAAACGAAGGAGGGCTaagtggataaaattcggtacacaaatttatcaTCTATAGTAGATCACCTATCACCAGAACAtgtcgataactcaaaaacgctatgagTTAAATGCACCAATTTTCTGACTACGagtgtaattttgtttcaaattttttttcatttgtttagcaAACACGTGTCTaatacacaaattcgattttcggataccacTATAATCTCATGTCAGAAATAAATTGC is part of the Argiope bruennichi chromosome 10, qqArgBrue1.1, whole genome shotgun sequence genome and harbors:
- the LOC129988923 gene encoding zinc finger protein 84-like — its product is MKCIFILLISEFFLSLFNFSDDLKKVHRCSLCSYSSVKSSNLKAHLLTHTKEKPHYCNVCGRTFTTKSSVKRHFISQHGICRTPQYFTSRRPSFSLNTTLHQCSLCPYATSKKSNLTLHFRTHTDSLAIFDLRAFHKKWLLDLSRFLLFLARLFSRKVDLLGQPSIYGQLHGCSLCPYFTANKSHLIRHFRTHTGERPHQCAVCKKSFRQRAHLQTHLIVHRQM
- the LOC129988926 gene encoding transcriptional repressor CTCFL-like, translated to MSTEKASESSLILPTTIEGQRAPWTITLIPLMHWWDEPSGFILAFSCRENFYVGTEASLTPTLANANLSRFLASVAVSSKLLKCSVCPYSAVDRWQLNRHFRTHTGERPFQCNLCSKRFKQRSHLQTHLIVHRDKLNF